One genomic segment of Helianthus annuus cultivar XRQ/B chromosome 14, HanXRQr2.0-SUNRISE, whole genome shotgun sequence includes these proteins:
- the LOC110884375 gene encoding uncharacterized protein LOC110884375 isoform X1 — protein MPTTAGGERPEKRRKEDKRRPEERRRVVLISSLVAADRICRAGAGVKLFCIKLASKQIKMRIKKSQGVAVAFYPQMNAEATPLVRAAMVCTHTIYTSILLRERWK, from the exons ATGCCAACGACAGCCGGAGGAGAGAGACCAGAGAAGAGAAGGAAGGAAGACAAACGACGGCCGGAGGAGAGACGACGGG TTGTTCTGATTTCTTCCTTAGTTGCCGCGGACAGGATTTGCAGGGCAGGTGCAGGTGTTAAGTTGTTCTGCAT AAAATTAGCTTCAAAGCAAATCAAGATGAGAATTAAAAAAAGCCAAG GTGTAGCCGTCGCTTTCTACCCACAGATGAACGCAGAAGCTACGCCACTGGTCAGAGCTGCTATGGTGTGTACCCACACCATCTATACCAGTATTCTTCTGCG tgaaaGGTGGAAGTAG
- the LOC110884376 gene encoding shewanella-like protein phosphatase 2 — translation MNSNDFCKNIPNLVSSFIDTFVDFSVAGIFLPDPPSPPFSQTTYPPPDRLIAVGDLHGDLSKAQQALRLAGLIDAGDRWSGGSSTLVQVGDVLDKGGEELKILYFLEKLKRQAVRDGGNVITMNGNHEIMNVDRCLHSTAPSGLEEFRNWAYWYTTGSNMKRLCDGLTKPKDIYDGIPSNFPGVKQEYWSGIRARLAALTPKGPIAARFLSKNLTVLVVGESVFVHGGILPEQVDYGLEQINNDVRDWITGLKDNLSSDFRNTLNTIVWMRKFSKISVADRDCSRLEHALATIPGVRRMIMGHTIQTSGINTVCVGKAVRIDVGMSKGCINGLPEVLEICGNSHLKILTSKPVYDVIQEQHEPVEMQVTA, via the exons ATGAACTCCAACGACTTCTGCAAAAACATACCAAACCTCGTATCATCATTCATCGACACCTTCGTTGACTTCTCCGTCGCCGGAATCTTCTTACCGGACCCACCATCTCCACCCTTTTCTCAAACCACCTACCCTCCCCCTGACCGTCTGATCGCCGTCGGCGATCTCCACGGCGACCTCTCCAAAGCCCAGCAAGCCCTTCGTCTGGCCGGCCTCATTGACGCCGGCGACCGGTGGTCCGGCGGGTCCTCCACTCTGGTTCAAGTTGGCGATGTGTTGGACAAAGGTGGTGAAGAACTTAAAATCCTTTACTTCCTGGAGAAACTTAAACGACAAGCGGTTAGGGATGGCGGGAATGTTATTACTATGAATGGGAATCATGAGATAATGAATGTTGATCGGTGTTTGCACAGTACGGCTCCTTCTGGGCTTGAAGAATTTCGAAATTGGGCTTATTGGTATACTACAG GTAGCAATATGAAACGATTATGTGATGGATTAACGAAGCCTAAAGATATATACGATGGAATTCCTTCGAATTTCCCGGGAGTCAAACAAGAATACTGGAGTGGAATAAGAGCTAGACTTGCTGCATTGACACCTAAAGGTCCAATCGCAGCTAGATTCTTATCTAAGAACTTAACAGTCCTTGTAGTCGGTGAATCCGTGTTTGTTCATGGTGGGATTTTACCCGAACAAGTTGATTATGGTTTGGAACAAATTAACAACGATGTTAGAGATTGGATTACAGGGTTAAAAGATAACTTATCTTCGGATTTTCGTAACACATTAAACACTATTGTTTGGATGAGGAAATTTTCAAAGATATCTGTTGCGGATCGTGATTGTAGTAGGTTGGAACATGCGCTTGCGACGATTCCTGGCGTGAGAAGGATGATCATGGGGCATACTATTCAAACTAGCGGCATAAACACGGTTTGTGTTGGTAAAGCCGTGCGGATTGATGTGGGGATGTCGAAAGGCTGTATTAACGGGCTGCCTGAGGTTCTAGAGATTTGTGGGAATTCCCATTTGAAGATCTTGACATCAAAGCCAGTTTATGATGTGATTCAGGAGCAGCATGAACCGGTGGAAATGCAAGTTACGGCTTAG
- the LOC110884375 gene encoding uncharacterized protein LOC110884375 isoform X2 produces MPTTAGGERPEKRRKEDKRRPEERRRVVLISSLVAADRICRAGAGVKLFCMCSRRFLPTDERRSYATGQSCYGVYPHHLYQYSSA; encoded by the exons ATGCCAACGACAGCCGGAGGAGAGAGACCAGAGAAGAGAAGGAAGGAAGACAAACGACGGCCGGAGGAGAGACGACGGG TTGTTCTGATTTCTTCCTTAGTTGCCGCGGACAGGATTTGCAGGGCAGGTGCAGGTGTTAAGTTGTTCTGCAT GTGTAGCCGTCGCTTTCTACCCACAGATGAACGCAGAAGCTACGCCACTGGTCAGAGCTGCTATGGTGTGTACCCACACCATCTATACCAGTATTCTTCTGCG tga